Genomic window (Achromobacter sp. B7):
GGGCCCCGCCGACGAAGAAGGCAAGTTTCTGTACCGCTTGACGGGCACGCTGCGCGACAGCGACACGCAATACCAGCACGTAGACGATGAACGCCAGTTCATCGCGCCCAGCTTCACGTGGCGCCCGTCATCCGACACCAGCTTGAACGTCAGCGCGCAGTACCAGAAGATCACCAGCCACGGCGGCGGCGGCGCCCCCGTGCTGCCCGTCATCGGCACGCTGGAAAAAAGCGCCACGGCGGGCTACATCCCGCGCGACCGCTTTGTCGGCGAGCCCGGATACGACATCTTCACCAACGAACAAACCATGGTCGGCTACACGCTGGACCACCGCTTGAACGACACGTGGAGCCTGCGCCAAAGCGCCCGCTACACCAATGTCGACACCAACACGCGGCGCGTGCAGATCGGCGCCATGGTGTCGGACACGCAGGCCATCCGCTACGCCTGGGCGTTTCCGGAAACGTCGCATACCTTCCAGATCGACAACCAGTTGAATGCCAAATTCAACGCCGGTCCCACGCGCCATGACATCACCTTCGGCCTGGACTACCTGCGCGAAAAATCCCGCTATAACGAAAGCAGCCTGGGCCTGATGCTACCCCCGGCCTCCCCGCTGTTCAACGTGTTCGACCCGGACTACGGCACGTCCGTGACGCGCCCGCCCACGGCCACCAAAATCAACATGACGCGCAGCCAGTTGGGCCTGTACGCGCAAGACCAGATCGAACTGGACCGCCTGCGCTTCACCTTCGCCGGCCGTTATGACTGGACCGAAGGCACCACCGACAACGGCGTCGCGGGTAGCGGCGGCCAATGGGGCTGGACGTCGCGCAGCGCCGATGCCGACCGCTTCACTGGCCGCGCCGGCGTGACCTACCGCTTTGACAACGGCATCGCGCCGTACTTCAGCTATTCCACGTCGTTCCAGCCGATGACCGGCATCACGCGCGACGGCTCGCCGCTCAAGCCCACTACGGGTGAGCAATACGAGGCCGGCGTGAAATACCAGCCCGAGGGCTACGACAGCTTTGTCACGCTGTCGGCCTTCCAGATCACGCAGAAAAACGTCAGCACGCCCGACCCGGTCAACACCAGCTTTGTGGTGCAGACGGGCGAAGCGCAGGTGCAGGGCATCGAGCTGGAAGGCAAGGCCAGCTTCGATAGCGGGCTGGACCTGACGATGTCGTATGCGCTGAGCGATAGCGAAGTCACCAAGACCAACGTCGCCGCCCAGCGCGGCAACCAGATGATTTTCGTGCCGCGCCATCAAGCCGCGCTGTGGGCCGACTACACCCTGCGCGAAGGTCCGCTGCAAGGCGTCGGCGTGGGCGCGGGCGTCACATACCGTGGCGGCTTCTACGGCGACTTGAACAACCGCTACGCCCTGCCCGCCGTCACCCTGGTGGACGCCGCCATCCGCTACGACCTTGGCCGCGTCAGCCCCACCCTGGCCGGCGCGCAAGTCGCGCTGAACGTGTCCAACCTGTTCGACAAGCGCTACGTCGCCAACTGCCTGGGCACGGCCGTCAGTTGCTACTGGGGCGCCGAACGCACGGTGATGGCGACGTTGCGGTATCGCTGGTAGGTCGGCCCTACGCCGACAATTGCCGCATGACGGCGATCAGGTCCGACTTGCCTTCGAACCCGATGCCGGGAAGTTCCGGCATCGTGACGTAGCCGCCGTCGACTTTCACGCCATCGGGAAAGCCGCCAAACGGCTGGAACAGGTCCGGGTAGCTTTCATTGCCGCCCAGGCCCAAGCCGGCAGCAATGTTCAACGACATCTGGTGGCCGCCGTGCGGAATGCAGCGGCTGGCCGACCAGCCGTGCTGGCGCAGCATGTCCAGCGTGCGCAGATACTCCACCAGCCCGTAGCTCAGCGCGCAATCGAATTGCAGCCAATCACGGTCCGGGCGCATGCCGCCGTATCGGATCAGGTTGCGCGCGTCCTGCATGGAAAACAGGTTTTCGCCCGTCGCCATCGGGTTGTTGTAGTAGTTGCGCAAGGTGGCCTGCAACTCGTAATCCAGCGGGTCGCCCGCCTCTTCGTACCAGAACAGGTCGTACTGCGACAGCGCCTTGGCATACTGGATCGCTGTGTCCAGATCGAAGCGGCCGTTGGCGTCCACCGCCAGCTTCTGCCCGTCTTGCAGCACGCTCAAGATGGAATCGATGCGGCGCAGGTCCTCGTCCAGCGACGCGCCGCCAATCTTCTTCTTCACCACCGTGTAGCCACGATCGATGTAGCTGCGCATTTCATCCTTGAGCTTGCCGTGGTCCTGGCCCGGGTAGTAATACCCGCCGGCCGCGTAGACAAACACGCGGCGGTCGGCTTGCCCATTGCCGTAGCGATCCGCCAGCAACTGGAACAGCGGCTTGCCTTCGATCTTGGCGACCGCATCCCACACCGCCATGTCGATGGTGCCAATGGCCACCGAGCGCTCGCCATGGCCGCCCGGCTTTTCGTTCGTGAACATCGCGTTCCAGATCTTGTGCGGGTCCAGATTCTTGCCCGTCGCGTCCACGAGCGATTCTGGGTCGGCTTCCATCACGCGCGGAATAAAGCGCTCGCGCATCAGCTTGCCCTGGCCGTATCGGCCATTCGAATTGAAGCCGTAGCCCACCACCGGCTTGCCGTCACGGATCACGTCGGTGATCACGGCGACCAGGCTCAGCGTCATCTTGCTGAAATCGATATAGGCGTTGCGGATGGGCGAGCTGATGGGCAGCGTCTGTTCGCGGATCTCGACGATTCTCATGGGTGTCTCCTGATGCGCCGACTGTGGCGGCGCGGGTAAGTTCAGAACCCCTAGCGTAGAGGCGAACACCCGCACTAAGATTCACCCATATTCATTTGATTATTAACTTTCAGTGAAAACCGACATCGCATCCGAATTGGAGTTTTTCATCCATCTGGCCCGTCTGGGCAGCCTTTCGGCGGCCGCACGCGAACTCGACCTGACGCCCCCCGCCGCCACCAAGCGCCTGGCGCTGATGGAACGGCGGTTGGGCGTGCGGCTGGTCAACCGCAGCACCCGCAACCTCAGCCTGACTCCCGAGGGCGAAACCTACCTGGCGCACGCGTCAAAGATCCTTGAAGACCTGCGCGCCATGGAAGACGCGGTTTCCAGCAGCGGCGGCACACCACGCGGCCCGCTGAAAGTGAACGCCACCTTGGGATTCGGCCGCACCACCATCGCCCCGCTGGTCTCGGACTTTGCCAAGCGCTATCCCGACGTGCAGGTACAGCTGGACGTGACGGACCGGCCGGTGGACCTGGTGGAAGGCGGATTCGACCTGGCGATCCGTTTCGGCGAACTGCCCGACAGACGCCTCAGCGCCCGGCGCGTCATGTCCAACGGCCGCTTCCTGTGCGCGTCCCCGCGCTATCTGGACAAGCACGGCACCCCCACCACGCTGGCCGATCTGGCCTCGCACCGCTGCATCCTGCATACGCAAAACGACGAAGCACACGGCGTCTGGCGATTCACCCGCGAAGGCGAAAGCGTGGCAATCAAGGTGGATGGGGCGCTGTCCAGCAATGACGGGGATATCGTGCTGGGCTGGGCACTGGACGGCCATGGCATCTTGATCCGCTCGGAATGGGATCTGGCCAAGTATTTAAAAAGCGGACGGCTGCGAATGGTATTACCCCACTTCGCGCTGCCGTCCGCGGACCTCTTTGTGTACTACCCGCAACGCAGAAATCAAACTGCGCGGGCGCGGGCGTTTATTGATTATCTGGTTGAGGTGTTTCAAGCGCCGAACAAATAAAAAGCCCTCGCTTTTGCGAGGGCCCTTTCATAGCTGCGTAGCCGTTGGGAAAAATCAGAACGGAATATCGTCGTCCATATCCGCCAAATTCGCACCGCTGCTGGCCGGGGCCGCTGCGGGGGCCGGGCGCTGTTGCGGCGCCGGGCGTTGCGCCGGGGCGCGTTGCTGTTGCGGACGCGACGGGGCGTCGTCGTAGCCACCGCCACCACCGTAGCTGGCGCCGCCGCCACCGCCGTCTTCGCGGCCGCCCAGCATTTGCATCTGGTCAGCCACCACTTCGGTGCTGTAACGGTCAGCGCCGGTGTCCTTGTCTTGCCACTTGCGCGTCTTCAGACGGCCTTCGATGTAGACCGAGCGGCCTTTCTTCAGGTATTCGCCGGCGATTTCAGCCAGGCGGTTGTACATGACGACGCGGTGCCATTCGGTTTCTTCGCGGCGTTCGCCGGAAGCCTTGTCCTTCCAGGTGGAGGTCGTGGCGATGGACATGTTGCAGATTGCAGCCCCTTCCGGGCTATAGCGGACTTCCGGGTCGCGACCCAGATTGCCCACGAGAATGACTTTGTTAACCGATGCCATGCCGATGTCCCTCAGTTGTTGACAGCCTGCGCCTGTGCGTTGCCGCGAGCGCGCCGGCAACAACATAAAAAGCGATGTTGAAGACCGGCTTCATGAAACACGCCGGTCATCATGACAATGACCGGCGACGCCTGGGATCCTGACGACCCCCACTTCCGTGAAGCCCTAAATTGGTACGTATTATCGACGAAAAGCCCCCGCCACGCCAAACGCGATTCGTGACAAAGCGATCCACCCCGGGAATCGATTTAGGGGCTGTTGGGCGCCATAGGCAGCGCGATCAGCGACGGTTGAGGCGTAGTCGGGGACGCATCCCCAGCCCGGTAGCCGGCCCAATCGCCAGGCCTGATCACCCGCCCTCGATCACCGCCCTTGCCGCCTTGATCCCGCCTTGGCGGTCTTACGCCAGCGGCCGCAGCGCCCAGGTCACCGCGAGCCACACCGCCGACAGAATCGCCGCGCCGACGAACACCGCGCTGGCGCCTGAATGGGCCGCCAGCCAGCCACCCAGCGCACCGCCCGTGAACAGCCCGGCCGCTTGCGCCGTGTTGTAGAAGCCCAGCGCGAGCCCCTTGTACGCCTGCGGCGCCACGCGCGACACCAGCGAAGGCTGCAAGGCCTCCAGCACGTTGAAGGCGACAAAGAAACCGGTCAACGCCACAGCCAGCGTGTAAAAACCATGGCTGGCCGCCGGCAGCAGCGCGCACACCAGCACCAGGCCCGCCACGGCGGCGCGCAAGGCGCCCCGGTGGGCACGACGCTTTTCCGCGACGAACACCACGGGCACCATCAGTACGAACGACACCAGGATGACGGGCAGATAGACCTTCCACAGCTCGCGCGCGTCCAGCCCGCCGACTTTGGCCAGCAAGGCCGGCACCACCACGAACAGCGACACCTGGATCAGATGCAGCACGAACACACCAAAGTTCAGGCGCAGCAAGTCACGGTGGGTCAGCACTTCACGCGGCCGGGCGGCCTGCATGGTGCGGGCTTGGGTGCGCGGCACGACCGGCACCACAAAGCGCGCCACGCCCAGGCAGATCACGCCCAGGCAGGCGATGGTCCAGAACAAGCCCGACAGGCCCCACCAGCCCACCAACACGGGCGACAAGACCAGCGACACCGCGAAAGACAGTCCGATCGACCCGCCCACCATGGCCATGGCCCGGGTGCGGACTTCGTCGCGCGTGGCGTCCGCCAGCCAGGCGGTGACGGCGGCCGAGATCGCGCCCGCGCCCTGGATGGCGCGGCCGATGGTGATCCAGTACACGTCGGTCGCCTGCGCGCAGACGATGCTGCCCACTACGAACAGCAGCAGTCCGAACAGCACTACAGGGCGCCGCCCCCAGCGGTCGGACGCCAGGCCGAACGGGATCTGCATGAATGCCTGGGTCAGGCCATACATGCCCAGCGCCAGGCCGACGCGCGCGGGGTCGTCCCCGCCAGGCAAGCCGGCAGCCGCGACGGCGAACACCGGCAGCAACAGGAACAGCCCCAACATCCGGGCGGCGAACAGGCCGGCCAACGCGACGCTGGCGCGACGTTCGGAGGGGGTCAATTTCAGCTTGATGTCTGCCGGCATGCGAAAAATTCAACAATGACAAGGGCGGTGCGCGCGCGTGGATGTCACACGCTCACAGTCTGATCTGGCGGTGCGGCGCCGAACGCCGTTCAGTCCAACTTGTCGGACTGCCTTGAACGCGGGAGGTTTCGGCGCGCTATAGTAACAAGTTGGCCTTTGAAACCGCTTAAAAGAGCCTGATGGACACCCGATCGACGTGACAATACGCATACGGGGTGCACGCACCCACAACCTCAAGAACGTTTCGCTGGACCTGCCGCGCCACAAACTGGTGGTCGTCACCGGCTTGTCCGGCTCCGGCAAGTCTTCGCTGGCGTTCGATACGCTGTACGCGGAGGGCCAACGACGTTATGTGGAAAGCCTGTCCGCGTATGCCCGCCAATTTCTCCAGCTGATGGACAAGCCGGACGTCGACCTGATCGAAGGGTTGTCGCCGGCCATCTCTATTGAGCAAAAGGCCGCGGGCCACAACCCGCGTTCCACCGTCGGCACCATTACCGAAATCCACGACTACCTGCGCCTGCTGTATGCGCGGGTCGGCACGCCCTACTGCCCCGATCACGGCCTGCCGCTACAGGCGCAATCCGTCAGCCAGATGGTCGACGCGGTGCTGGGCTGGACGCCCGAAACGCGCCTGGCCGTGCTGGCGCCCATTGCGCGCGGCAAAAAAGGCAGCTTCGAGGACGAATGCGCCAGCTTGCAGGCGCAAGGCTATGTGCGGCTGCGCGTGGACGGCCAACTGATGGAAATCGACGGCATGGCGCCGTTGAAGAAAACCGAAAAGCACGACATCGACGTCGTCATCGACCGGCTGCGCATCAAGCCGGAAAGCAAGCAGCGCCTGGCGGAAAGCTTCGAAACCGCGCTGCAACTGGCGGATGGGCGCGCGCTGGCGCTGGACATGGACAGCGAACACGAGCAGGTGTTCTCCAGCCGCTACGCCTGCCCGGTGTGCAGCCACAGCCTGCCCGAACTGGAACCGCGCCTGTTCAGCTTCAACAACCCGATGGGCGCCTGCCCCAGCTGTGACGGCATCGGCCAGGTGGGCTTTTTCGACCCCAAGCGGGTCGTGGCCTTTCCTGAACTGAGCCTGGCCGCCGGCGCCATCCGGGGCTGGGACCGCCGCAACGCCTTCACGCATTCGCTGCTGAGCAGCCTGGCGGCGCATTACGAATTCGATATTGAAGCCCCGTTTGAAGACCTGCCCGAAGCCCTGCGCGACAAGGTGTTGTACGGGTCGGGCGAAGAAGAAATTTCGTTCCTCTACTTGAACGAGAAAGGCCGCAGCACCGTCAAGCGCCACACATTCGAAGGCGTCATCCCGAACCTGGAACGCCGCTGGCGCGAAACGGATTCCGCGACCGTACGGGAAGAACTGGGCAAGTACCGCAACATCAAGACCTGCCCGGACTGCGCCGGCTCGCGCTTGCGCCCCGAAGCCCGCAACGTGCTGATCGGCCACGATCCCCGCGGCGGCGAGCGCCACGGCCAAGCCATTTATGAAGTCGAGGCCATGCCGCTGTCCAGCTGCCTGGCCTGGTTCCGTGACCTGAGCCTGACGGGTGCCAAGCAGGAAATCGCGCAGCGCATCGTGCGTGAAATCGAGGCGCGGCTCAGTTTCCTGAACAACGTGGGCTTGAACTATCTGTCGCTGGACCGCAGCGCCGACACCATCTCGGGCGGCGAGGCCCAGCGCATACGCCTGGCCAGCCAGATCGGTTCTGGTTTGACCGGCGTCATGTACGTGCTGGACGAGCCATCCATCGGCCTGCACCAACGCGATAACGACCGCCTGATCGGCACCCTGCAACACCTGCGAGACCTGGGCAACAGCGTCATCGTCGTCGAGCACGACGAAGACATGATCCGCATGGCGGACTGGGTGGTCGACATGGGTCCGGGCGCGGGCGAGCACGGCGGCGAAGTCGTGTCGCAGGGTGATCCTGAAACGGTGCAGCGCGATCCGAACTCGCTGACCGGCCAGTACCTGAGCGGCGCACGCGAGATCGCAATTCCACCGCGCCGTCCGGTCAACGACGAACTGCCGTGGCTGACCTTGACCGGCGCCAGCGGCAACAACCTCAAAGACGTAGAACTGCGCGTGCCGGCCGGCCGCCTTGTCTGCGTCACGGGCGTGTCCGGTTCCGGCAAGTCCACACTGATCAACGACACGTTGGCGGTTGCCGTATCGCGCCAGCTGCATCACGCGCAAAGCGAACCCGCCCCCTACGTGTCGATGCAGGGTCTGGAAAATTTCGACAAGATCATCAGCGTCGACCAAAGCCCCATCGGCCGCACGCCGCGCAGCAACCCGGCAACCTACACCGGACTGTTCACCCCGATCCGAGAGCTCTTTGCCGGCGTGCCGGAAGCGCGTACGCGTGGCTATGACCCGGGCCGGTTCAGTTTCAACGTCAAGGGTGGCCGCTGCGAAGCGTGCCAGGGCGACGGCGTGGTCAAGGTTGAAATGCACTTTCTGCCTGACATGTACGTGCCTTGCGACGTGTGCCACGGCAAGCGCTACAACCGCGAAACGCTGGAAATCCGCTACCGGGGCCGCAACATCAGCGAAGTGCTGGACCTGACGGTTGAGCAGGCGCTGGAATATTTCGAATCCGTGCCCGCGATCTCACGCAAGCTGCATACGCTGATCGATGTCGGCCTGTCTTACATTCGCCTGGGTCAAAGCGCCACCACCTTGTCGGGCGGCGAAGCGCAACGCGTGAAGTTGTCATTGGAGCTGTCGCGCCGCAGCACCGGGCGCACGCTGTACATCCTGGACGAACCCACCACCGGCCTGCATTTCCGCGATATCGAACTGCTGTTGCAAGTGCTGAACCAGCTGGTCGACAGCGGCAATACCGTGCTGATCATCGAGCACAACCTGGACGTCATCAAAACGGCGGACTGGCTGATCGACATGGGCCCGGAAGGCGGCGACGGCGGCGGCTATGTCGTGGCACAAGGCACGCCCGAGGTTGTTGCCAATACAAAGGCCAGCCACACCGGGCAATACCTGGGCAAGCTGCTGCGCCGCAACGCAGGCCGGTAAATCGACGGGCACCCAATCGACGCGCACCGAATCGACGCGCACCTTAAGGCAGAAACCGCACCATGTACACCCTGATCATCGGCAACAAGAATTACTCATCGTGGTCCTTGCGGCCCTGGCTGGCGCTGCGTGCGACGGGCATCGAATTTAACGAGCAAAAGCTCGGGTTCTTCACGGAAGCGTTCACGCGACAAGTGGCGGCGGTGTCGCCCGCCGGGCTGGTGCCGGTGCTGCTGGACGGCGACTTCGCCGTGTGGGATTCGCTGGCCATCTGCGAATACGTGGCTGAACAGCACCCCGACGCGGCCCTGTGGCCCAAGGACGCAAAGGCGCGCGCGCGGGCGCGGTCGATTGTGGCGCAAATGCACAGCGGCTTTACGGCGCTGCGCAACACGATGCCCATGAATATCGAAGCGCATCTGCCGGACATCGACGTGCCCCAGGCCGCGCAGCAAGACATCGAACGCGTGCAAGCCATCTGGCGCGACACGCGCGCCAAGTTCGGCCAGGGCGGCCCGTTCCTGTTCGGTGAATTTTCGATTGCCGACGCGTTCTATGCACCGGTGGTGTCGCGCTTTACCACCTACAACGTGGCCGCGACGGGCGCCGTGCGCGACTACATGGACGCGGTGATTGCGCTGCCCGCCATGCAAGAATGGATGCGCGACGCGCATGCGGAAGCGACGTTCGTGCCGGAAGACGAGCCGTACCGCACGCATCGCTGAACGGGCACAACTGACGGGCGCAACGGGGCGCGCACCACGGCCCGGCAGCCCGTCAACGCCAGCGGCACCGCTTAGCCCATTTCAAACAGCCGCTTATGCTCGCGAATGGCGTAGCGGTCGGTCATGCCCGCGATGTAATCCGAAATGGCGCGGGCCTGTTCATTGAATGCCTCACGCCGGTAGTCGGGCGGCAATAGCCGCGGATCATCCAGGAACGCCGCGAACATCTCGCGCACAATGCGGCGCGCCTTCGCGGTCATGCGCAGCACCTGGTAATGCCGGTACAAGTTGTCGAACAAGAACTTCTTCAGTGCGTCGGCCTCG
Coding sequences:
- a CDS encoding TonB-dependent siderophore receptor, translated to MSFSVKPLPLALLAALAASASASAIAQTAQPAQATGNGVTTLAPVVVQGVRDASPTSGADYVATRSRSGTKSDAELINTPQTINVITRKEMDERGVTSVAQAVRYTPGVFAQYGDNDVRYDWLTVRGFTPSRYLDGLLLPFGARGYSQPRIDTYGLERIEILKGPSSGLYGQSAPGGLVNMTSKRPTAEPINEVVLQAGSFNRYQGAFDFSGPADEEGKFLYRLTGTLRDSDTQYQHVDDERQFIAPSFTWRPSSDTSLNVSAQYQKITSHGGGGAPVLPVIGTLEKSATAGYIPRDRFVGEPGYDIFTNEQTMVGYTLDHRLNDTWSLRQSARYTNVDTNTRRVQIGAMVSDTQAIRYAWAFPETSHTFQIDNQLNAKFNAGPTRHDITFGLDYLREKSRYNESSLGLMLPPASPLFNVFDPDYGTSVTRPPTATKINMTRSQLGLYAQDQIELDRLRFTFAGRYDWTEGTTDNGVAGSGGQWGWTSRSADADRFTGRAGVTYRFDNGIAPYFSYSTSFQPMTGITRDGSPLKPTTGEQYEAGVKYQPEGYDSFVTLSAFQITQKNVSTPDPVNTSFVVQTGEAQVQGIELEGKASFDSGLDLTMSYALSDSEVTKTNVAAQRGNQMIFVPRHQAALWADYTLREGPLQGVGVGAGVTYRGGFYGDLNNRYALPAVTLVDAAIRYDLGRVSPTLAGAQVALNVSNLFDKRYVANCLGTAVSCYWGAERTVMATLRYRW
- a CDS encoding mandelate racemase/muconate lactonizing enzyme family protein, coding for MRIVEIREQTLPISSPIRNAYIDFSKMTLSLVAVITDVIRDGKPVVGYGFNSNGRYGQGKLMRERFIPRVMEADPESLVDATGKNLDPHKIWNAMFTNEKPGGHGERSVAIGTIDMAVWDAVAKIEGKPLFQLLADRYGNGQADRRVFVYAAGGYYYPGQDHGKLKDEMRSYIDRGYTVVKKKIGGASLDEDLRRIDSILSVLQDGQKLAVDANGRFDLDTAIQYAKALSQYDLFWYEEAGDPLDYELQATLRNYYNNPMATGENLFSMQDARNLIRYGGMRPDRDWLQFDCALSYGLVEYLRTLDMLRQHGWSASRCIPHGGHQMSLNIAAGLGLGGNESYPDLFQPFGGFPDGVKVDGGYVTMPELPGIGFEGKSDLIAVMRQLSA
- a CDS encoding LysR family transcriptional regulator encodes the protein MKTDIASELEFFIHLARLGSLSAAARELDLTPPAATKRLALMERRLGVRLVNRSTRNLSLTPEGETYLAHASKILEDLRAMEDAVSSSGGTPRGPLKVNATLGFGRTTIAPLVSDFAKRYPDVQVQLDVTDRPVDLVEGGFDLAIRFGELPDRRLSARRVMSNGRFLCASPRYLDKHGTPTTLADLASHRCILHTQNDEAHGVWRFTREGESVAIKVDGALSSNDGDIVLGWALDGHGILIRSEWDLAKYLKSGRLRMVLPHFALPSADLFVYYPQRRNQTARARAFIDYLVEVFQAPNK
- the ssb gene encoding single-stranded DNA-binding protein — encoded protein: MASVNKVILVGNLGRDPEVRYSPEGAAICNMSIATTSTWKDKASGERREETEWHRVVMYNRLAEIAGEYLKKGRSVYIEGRLKTRKWQDKDTGADRYSTEVVADQMQMLGGREDGGGGGASYGGGGGYDDAPSRPQQQRAPAQRPAPQQRPAPAAAPASSGANLADMDDDIPF
- a CDS encoding MFS transporter encodes the protein MPADIKLKLTPSERRASVALAGLFAARMLGLFLLLPVFAVAAAGLPGGDDPARVGLALGMYGLTQAFMQIPFGLASDRWGRRPVVLFGLLLFVVGSIVCAQATDVYWITIGRAIQGAGAISAAVTAWLADATRDEVRTRAMAMVGGSIGLSFAVSLVLSPVLVGWWGLSGLFWTIACLGVICLGVARFVVPVVPRTQARTMQAARPREVLTHRDLLRLNFGVFVLHLIQVSLFVVVPALLAKVGGLDARELWKVYLPVILVSFVLMVPVVFVAEKRRAHRGALRAAVAGLVLVCALLPAASHGFYTLAVALTGFFVAFNVLEALQPSLVSRVAPQAYKGLALGFYNTAQAAGLFTGGALGGWLAAHSGASAVFVGAAILSAVWLAVTWALRPLA
- the uvrA gene encoding excinuclease ABC subunit UvrA — its product is MTIRIRGARTHNLKNVSLDLPRHKLVVVTGLSGSGKSSLAFDTLYAEGQRRYVESLSAYARQFLQLMDKPDVDLIEGLSPAISIEQKAAGHNPRSTVGTITEIHDYLRLLYARVGTPYCPDHGLPLQAQSVSQMVDAVLGWTPETRLAVLAPIARGKKGSFEDECASLQAQGYVRLRVDGQLMEIDGMAPLKKTEKHDIDVVIDRLRIKPESKQRLAESFETALQLADGRALALDMDSEHEQVFSSRYACPVCSHSLPELEPRLFSFNNPMGACPSCDGIGQVGFFDPKRVVAFPELSLAAGAIRGWDRRNAFTHSLLSSLAAHYEFDIEAPFEDLPEALRDKVLYGSGEEEISFLYLNEKGRSTVKRHTFEGVIPNLERRWRETDSATVREELGKYRNIKTCPDCAGSRLRPEARNVLIGHDPRGGERHGQAIYEVEAMPLSSCLAWFRDLSLTGAKQEIAQRIVREIEARLSFLNNVGLNYLSLDRSADTISGGEAQRIRLASQIGSGLTGVMYVLDEPSIGLHQRDNDRLIGTLQHLRDLGNSVIVVEHDEDMIRMADWVVDMGPGAGEHGGEVVSQGDPETVQRDPNSLTGQYLSGAREIAIPPRRPVNDELPWLTLTGASGNNLKDVELRVPAGRLVCVTGVSGSGKSTLINDTLAVAVSRQLHHAQSEPAPYVSMQGLENFDKIISVDQSPIGRTPRSNPATYTGLFTPIRELFAGVPEARTRGYDPGRFSFNVKGGRCEACQGDGVVKVEMHFLPDMYVPCDVCHGKRYNRETLEIRYRGRNISEVLDLTVEQALEYFESVPAISRKLHTLIDVGLSYIRLGQSATTLSGGEAQRVKLSLELSRRSTGRTLYILDEPTTGLHFRDIELLLQVLNQLVDSGNTVLIIEHNLDVIKTADWLIDMGPEGGDGGGYVVAQGTPEVVANTKASHTGQYLGKLLRRNAGR
- a CDS encoding glutathione S-transferase family protein — encoded protein: MYTLIIGNKNYSSWSLRPWLALRATGIEFNEQKLGFFTEAFTRQVAAVSPAGLVPVLLDGDFAVWDSLAICEYVAEQHPDAALWPKDAKARARARSIVAQMHSGFTALRNTMPMNIEAHLPDIDVPQAAQQDIERVQAIWRDTRAKFGQGGPFLFGEFSIADAFYAPVVSRFTTYNVAATGAVRDYMDAVIALPAMQEWMRDAHAEATFVPEDEPYRTHR